In the genome of Arachis stenosperma cultivar V10309 chromosome 2, arast.V10309.gnm1.PFL2, whole genome shotgun sequence, the window TTGGTAGACTCAATATATTTCCTGATTCAATAGATAAATTGATCCAATTGCGCTATTTGGATCTCTCTTGGAGTGATATTGTGGTATTGCCCGAGTCATTGTGCAAGTTGTGTAATTTACAAACATTAAAGCTAGAATATTGTTTTAAGCTGACTATGCTGGCCAATGGCATGTATAAGCTTGTGAATTTGCGGCATCTTGATATAAGGGGTACTCCTCTGAAAGAAATGCCAAAAGGAATGGGCAAATTAAAACAGTTGCACATTTTAAGCAAGTTTGTGGTGGGaaagcaagaagacaatggaatGGAAGAGTTAGGAGGGCTTTTAAATCTTCATTGATCACTTGAGATTGAGAAATTGGAGAATGTGGTTGATGCCAATCAGGCAAGGAGTGCAAGGATAATAGATAAGAAGCACATTGATGAGTTATTGTTGAAATGGTCTGTGTCTTCAGGTGATGATATGGTTTCAAACACACATACTGATGAACAAGATATACTCCACGGCTTGCAACCACACACAGGCTTGAAAAAGTTTACTGTTGATATATACAAAGGTAAAATATTTCCAGACTGGATTGGGCATTCCTTGTACCAAAACATGACAAGTGTATCTCTACAATATTGCTGGAATTGCTGCGTGCTGCCTTCACTTGGACAGCTGCCATCTCTCAAGTCCCTGAGCATCAAAAGATTTGATCAACTGACGAGCATTGGCAAGGAGTTTTACAAGAATGAAGGCCGTCAACATTCTTCGCCAATTGCACCGTTTCCCTCACTGGAGAGATTGGTATTTGATGACATGTCATGTTGGGAGGAGTGGAGCTTACCTGACTCAGAAGCCTTTCCTCAGCTTAAGAGTCTTCAAATAACAGCGTGTCGAATGTTACAGGGAGATATGGTTAATCAGGTATTAATGAGGATCGTTTCTTCCTCATCGGATGTTTCCAAAGTGCGCCAACTGAATATACAAGATGGTGAAAGATGGAGTAAAAAGATGAGACTTGATGGGGATAGGTTATCAATTAGTGGATTTGAATCTGTGGTGGAGTGTGCATTTAAGGCAAGGATCATCCACCATCTAAATTCCCTCCAAGAAATATATATCTCATGGTCTGAGTCTGTTGTATCCTTGGGGGGCAATTGTTTACCCAAATCTTTGCAAAAACTCACAATCTTTCGTTGCCACCGCATTGAATTACTCCAGCAACAACAGAAGTATGATTTGGTAGATCTACAAATATATGAAAGCTGTGATTCACTGACCTCATTGTCGTTGGATGCCTTTCCTACTCTCAAGAATCTCCAGATAAAAGAGAGTTCAAATCTGGAATCAGTGTCAACGTCAGAGCCACCACACGCTTCTCTTCAACGTCTCACCATCTTTAACTGCTCCCAATTAGTGTCTTTTCCCCAAGAAGGACTGGCTACACCCAACTTGACTCATCTCGATGTTAGCAAGTGCTCGAAGTTGGAGGCATTGCCACCTGGCATGAATACTCTTCTCCCAAACTTAGAGTCTCTGGACATACAAGGTTGCCCAAACATTTGTAGGTGGCCAGAGGGTGGTTTGCCGGCTAACCTGAAAGAGCTAAGTGTGAGAGAATGCGAGGAACAAGTGAGGGGTCTATCATGGTTGGGCAACTTGGACAACCTCACTCATCTCACCATCTCAGGTCGTGGCAGTGGGAGCATAATAAAGTCATACCCAGAGGTGGGTTCGCTGCCTCACCTTCCTTCCCTTACCACTCTTGAGATATGCTGGTTCAAGAATCTGGAGACATTGGAGTGCAACGAGCTTCTCCGCCTCACCTCCCTTCAGCAATTGCACATTTCAAGCTTTTGGAAGCTGGAGAATATGGCAGGAGAAAAGCTGCCTCCCTCTCTCTTGCTACTTCGAATTCGATGTTGTTCTTTGCTAGAAGAACACTGCAAGAACAAGCATCAACTAATCTGGCCCAAAATTTCCCACATCCCCACCATTAAATTCGTAGATTTCTGAGCAGGTAATTCCCTAACCTTCATGTTTCTCATGCTACCACAATTAAATTCACACATGCATAAATTTCCTTTTCCTTCAAgtcattttttttctctttctttaaaCAACATTAACCACTTGAACTCATATGCCAACTGCAAAATTTGCATTCTTTTCTTCCACTTATGGGGAAAGCTCTCACTTTGCAGTTGTAGTTAAAGAAATATCCTTTCTTACTCTCAGAAACAGTCTTTGCTATATGTAATACTTGCTAACTCATATGTTTCAAAAGAAAATCATATTTAAAGAGGATGATAACAATTACCATCAAACAAAAATTGAAACACAGGGAATATCCTTTTTCCATGTATCCAACATTTGAGATTTGTTTTTAGATGTATTAAACAAATGGATGAATTAAATGTacttttttaatgtttttactATCTTCTGCAGGTGGCTTGTGTACATATCAAGATGTAATCCTATACATTGGATATATATCTTCATTTAATTCTAAGATCATTTGAGGTGGTAATTAGGCTGGATTAAGGTGTTGGGAACCAGATACTGTGTTTTCTGATTTTGGCTTAATGTTATTGAAAAGCAAGGACATGATGGAGAAAGTTAGAGTAGTGGCACTTATGATTGAAAAGCTTTTGTTGTTGTAGGTATATTTTTCTATtcctctaattttatttttgctaTTTTCCACAGAGAAAAAGTAAGTGATAGCTTAATTTGTGGAAAGAGTTCACAGAGTTGTTGTGTTGCAAGATTCTTGTAGGACAGCATGCATGAGGTGTATAAGCTTTCAAAATAGAAGGATCAAGTTATTGCTGTGTAATCATTTTTAACCATAGATTGAATCATTGGATAAAGTTAATATTATTAGATGCCTATAATATGCTATTCTAATACCAAGAGTAAATATTCTGTACATATATTAAGCTGCGGTGGAATTCAAATTATTCAAGAAGTATTTTGTGATAGAATATTTGATCTTTTGGACTTAATTAAAGAGGTTATTGCCATGTAAAGTGAGTGTATTATGTATattgaaatctttttctttataaCTTAGTAGTATTATGACCATATCTTCATCATGCTTCATAGATTCGGACTCTAATGTTACTTCTTCATCAAGCAATCCCACTGAAATCTTCAAGCTTTTTTtcccatcatccttcacaaatTCAGTTGTATCTTCATCCTGCACTTCCACTAAAATCTCTTTTAGTGCATAGATGCACGATGAATCTTGTTTTGCTTTCTcattttgttcttcattcttgGAACCACGGTCAGCGCCATCCTTGGCTATAACACTCTCAGGTAAATTTTCATCTTTTTGGTTCAAATTTATATGCATTGGTGCTTGGTTGTTTAAACTTACTGTAAGCATGATTTATGCACTTATTTGAGATTCTCTTGTATCCTTATTTGATTATAGTGGTACTTTTTTTTGTCTGAATGACCCGTGGTTTTTACCGCTTATATTGAGAGGGTTTTCCGCGTTAAAATTTTAGTGTCTTGTCCctattttctttcatatttCTGTTATTCGATTGCTGCCACTATTTTGTGTATTGGTACACCAATTATTCTAACAATCAGCTATTCCAATTGATGAGGTATTTGCCAAATCAATGTTTTCTGTTTCTAAAATTGGGAAGTTTTACCTTTAATATTTGGAATTTGTGTGCTTTTGCAACAGAAAAAGTACTTCttttcccaaaaaaaaaagaaagaaatttaCACAATTTTATATGGGACACTATCTTTGTATTCATGAgattttatatgaataaatataataattattactcAGAGGATTCCTATTTGCTAGGATGTATTTCTTAAGAAGTATCTTGTACAAAAGATTAATCCTGAGGCTAGGAACAAACACATGGAACTATAGTTGACAGAAACTGGTACTGGTTTCTCCCCGTGGCATGATTACAATTACATGGGTTCTGATTCTGATCTGGAGGACTTTGGCCCTGTGAATATCACCTGGCAAATCTGTGATGAGAAattgatatgattttttttaccCCCTAGATAATCTCTGCTAGGGATATTTTATTGAAAAGTAAGCATAATGGATTGTTTTACTAATGTAATCTTACTTTATGTATTAGAGATTTAGAGCATCAATTAAAGACTGAATTTCTGTATGATTGGACTGGGCTTGTGTTTTAAATGTTTTCAAGTGGTTAGTAACTTACTGATGCTATAGAGGTTGAAAATGTGACCTTTGTTCATCACTATCTGCATCTAAATTGCCACAGCTTATTCCATGTTACTTCTTGTAATTGTGTTATGTCATTAATTTTGTATAGATGGTAATTTCACAATTTTgcaatagaaaaaataattagaattttacaTAGGAATAATATGTCATTTATCATCCAGAGTTATAAAATT includes:
- the LOC130962391 gene encoding putative disease resistance protein At3g14460, giving the protein MVSNTHTDEQDILHGLQPHTGLKKFTVDIYKGKIFPDWIGHSLYQNMTSVSLQYCWNCCVLPSLGQLPSLKSLSIKRFDQLTSIGKEFYKNEGRQHSSPIAPFPSLERLVFDDMSCWEEWSLPDSEAFPQLKSLQITACRMLQGDMVNQVLMRIVSSSSDVSKVRQLNIQDGERWSKKMRLDGDRLSISGFESVVECAFKARIIHHLNSLQEIYISWSESVVSLGGNCLPKSLQKLTIFRCHRIELLQQQQKYDLVDLQIYESCDSLTSLSLDAFPTLKNLQIKESSNLESVSTSEPPHASLQRLTIFNCSQLVSFPQEGLATPNLTHLDVSKCSKLEALPPGMNTLLPNLESLDIQGCPNICRWPEGGLPANLKELSVRECEEQVRGLSWLGNLDNLTHLTISGRGSGSIIKSYPEVGSLPHLPSLTTLEICWFKNLETLECNELLRLTSLQQLHISSFWKLENMAGEKLPPSLLLLRIRCCSLLEEHCKNKHQLIWPKISHIPTIKFVDF